The following proteins come from a genomic window of Kocuria palustris:
- the deoC gene encoding deoxyribose-phosphate aldolase gives MTSAYDPTERQPISSLSDITAADIASRVDHTLLKPEASAEAIDQLCAEAREHGFASVCVNGVWVARAAEALAGSDVLVCTVVGFPLGASTPEAKAWEAREAIRNGAQEIDMVLDIAAARAGDRPTMEHDVRTVAEAVHEGGAQLKTIIETCLLEDSQKTVACEAAVAGGTDYVKTSTGFSTGGATVHDVELMRAAVGRGIGVKASGGIRTHEAAVEMLRAGASRIGASAGAALLG, from the coding sequence ATGACCTCCGCCTACGACCCCACCGAGCGCCAGCCCATCTCCTCGCTGTCGGACATCACCGCCGCGGACATCGCCTCGCGCGTGGATCACACCCTGCTCAAGCCGGAGGCCTCCGCGGAGGCCATCGACCAGCTGTGCGCCGAGGCCCGTGAGCACGGCTTCGCCTCGGTGTGCGTCAACGGAGTGTGGGTGGCCCGTGCCGCCGAGGCCCTGGCGGGCTCGGATGTGCTGGTGTGCACCGTCGTCGGATTCCCCCTGGGCGCCTCCACGCCCGAGGCCAAGGCCTGGGAGGCCCGCGAGGCCATCCGCAACGGCGCCCAGGAGATCGACATGGTCCTGGACATCGCGGCAGCCCGCGCCGGCGACCGCCCCACCATGGAGCACGACGTCCGCACAGTGGCCGAGGCCGTCCACGAAGGCGGGGCGCAGCTGAAGACCATCATCGAGACCTGCCTGCTCGAGGACTCCCAGAAGACCGTCGCCTGCGAGGCAGCCGTGGCCGGCGGCACCGACTACGTGAAGACCTCCACCGGCTTCTCCACCGGCGGCGCCACGGTCCATGACGTCGAGCTGATGCGCGCGGCCGTGGGCCGAGGCATCGGCGTGAAGGCCTCCGGCGGCATCCGCACGCACGAGGCGGCCGTCGAGATGCTGCGCGCCGGGGCCTCGCGCATCGGCGCCTCGGCCGGAGCCGCCCTGCTCGGCTGA